The proteins below are encoded in one region of Zonotrichia leucophrys gambelii isolate GWCS_2022_RI unplaced genomic scaffold, RI_Zleu_2.0 Scaffold_687_26842, whole genome shotgun sequence:
- the LOC135441921 gene encoding olfactory receptor 14A16-like: MSNSSSIRHFLLLALADTRQLQLLHFCLLLGISLAALLGNGLIISAVACGHHLHTPMFFFLLNLALSDLGMICTTVPKAMHNSLWDTRNISYSGCAAQLFFFMFFIGAEFYLLTVMCYDRYVSICKPLHYGTLLGSRACAHMAAAAWAGAFLYSVLHTANTFSLPLCHGNALGQFFCEIPQILNLSCSKSQLREVGLLAVSACLVFGCFVFIVFSYAQIFRAVLRIRSEQGRHKAFSTCLPHLAVLSMFISTATFAYLKPPNISSPSLDLVLSVLYSVVPPALNPLIYSLRNQELKAAVWRLVTACFQKH, from the coding sequence atgtccaacagcagctccatcaggcacttcctcctgctggcattggcagacacgaggcagctgcagctcctgcacttctgcctcttgctgggcatctccctggctgccctcctgggcaacggcctcatcatcagcgccgtagcctgcggccaccacctgcacacgcccatgttcttcttcctgctcaacctggccctcagtgaCCTGGGCAtgatctgcaccactgtccccaaagccatgcacaattccctctgggacaccaggaacatctcctactcaggatgtgctgcacagctctttttcttcatgttcTTCATTGGAGCAGAGTTTTATCTGCTGACcgtcatgtgctacgaccgctacgtgtccatctgcaaacccctgcactacgggaccctcctgggcagcagagcttgtgcccacatggcagcagctgcctgggccggtgcctttctctattcagtgctgcacacagccaatacattttccctgcccctgtgccatggcaatgcactgggccagttcttctgtgaaatcccccagatcctcaatctctcctgctccaaatcccaaCTCAGGGAAGTGGGACTTCTTGCTGTCAGTGCCTGTTTGGtatttggctgttttgtgttcattgttttctcctatgctcagatcttcagggctgtgctgaggatccgctctgagcagggacggcacaaagccttttcaacctgcctccctcacctggctgtgctaTCCATGTTTATCAGCACAGCCACATTTGCCTATTTGAAGCCTCCCAACatttcctccccatccctggatctggtcctgtcagttctgtactcggtggtgcctccagccctgaaccccctcatctacagcctgaggaaccaggagctcaaggctgcagtgtggagactggTGACTGcatgctttcagaaacattaa